A single region of the Lineus longissimus chromosome 14, tnLinLong1.2, whole genome shotgun sequence genome encodes:
- the LOC135498800 gene encoding acetylcholinesterase-like produces the protein MEALLIVILGCLHVISPHVTQGEIQYSVLTASINNDVIVRTKSGTVRGFKQEVSGRTVETYLGIPYAKPPVGKQRFRRPEPYGRWSGIKNTTVLPPSCYQSTDENFDRFPGVEMWNPNTKLSEDCLYLNIWYPRPKEDSKRAQTDSKLPVLVWIYGGGFYSGSSTLDIYDARILAAHTDVIVASMQYRLGPLGFYFLDHELAPGNVGLLDQSMALEWIKANIEHFGGDKDRITIFGESAGAVSVGFQLISPMSRDLFTNAIMQSGSALCPWAVQSHSLATRRCRTLARLVGCDIPGNDTRQIMECLYQVDPLKLTNQQWHDDIIDAYFEVPIGPVVDKYFFPEHPNLMLQKGQYKRAPILLGSNKDEGSWFLLYGLLNTYFNLKNERELERNEFLGALKAITGNNHNLVMDAIVFQYERSQPQHVRGTYRDVLDDIAGDHNFICPTNDFAAIYTHGAQDVFMYRFLHRSTVNPWPAWMGVMHGYEIEFIFGKPLNKSLKYTKEERILSRRMMKMWSNFAKTGNPNKANKHHNKTEKWPRYKLDNKVYLNLDGQRKLRVEVGPRTKACAFWSRYIPSLLENIRLRNTVDRGPKCAQSQQSRGRVTGSSGRHLRMSCWIVLVFSLLTLMTSRYVVGW, from the exons ATGGAGGCCTTGCTGATCGTGATCCTTGGATGTCTGCACGTGATCTCGCCGCACGTGACCCAGGGCGAGATACAGTACAGTGTGTTGACAGCTTCCATAAACAATGACGTGATCGTGCGCACTAAATCTGGGACAGTGCGCGGCTTCAAGCAGGAGGTGTCTGGTCGGACGGTCGAGACGTATCTTGGCATCCCGTATGCCAAACCACCCGTAGGAAAGCAGCGGTTTCGTCGCCCAGAGCCATACGGGCGCTGGTCGGGCATCAAAAACACCACAGTCCTGCCCCCTAGCTGCTATCAGTCCACTGATGAGAACTTCGACAGATTTCCCGGAGTTGAGATGTGGAATCCGAACACGAAATTGAGCGAGGATTGTCTATATTTAAATATTTGGTACCCTCGTCCCAAGGAGGACTCCAAGCGTGCTCAGACGGACTCGAAATTACCTGTTCTTGTATGGATTTATGGCGGGGGATTCTATTCCGGGAGCTCCACGCTTGACATATATGATGCGCGAATACTGGCGGCGCATACGGACGTTATCGTCGCCTCGATGCAGTACCGATTAGGACCGCTAGGGTTTTATTTCCTTGATCACGAGTTAGCGCCGGGCAATGTGGGTTTGCTTGATCAGAGCATGGCCCTGGAGTGGATCAAGGCCAACATCGAGCATTTTGGTGGTGATAAGGACAGGATCACCATCTTCGGTGAAAGTGCCGGGGCAGTAAGTGTAGGATTTCAGCTCATCAGCCCTATGAGCCGGGACTTGTTTACAAATGCTATCATGCAGAGTGGCTCCGCGCTTTGTCCATGGGCAGTCCAGTCGCACTCCCTGGCCACGAGGCGGTGCCGCACCCTGGCCAGGCTAGTAGGCTGCGACATCCCCGGCAATGACACGAGGCAAATTATGGAATGCCTCTATCAGGTTGACCCACTAAAACTTACTAACCAGCAATGGCATGACGACATCATTGACGCATACTTTGAGGTGCCGATAGGGCCGGTAGTTGACAAATATTTCTTCCCGGAACATCCGAACCTCATGCTCCAGAAAGGCCAGTACAAGCGCGCACCTATCCTCTTGGGCTCCAACAAGGATGAGGGCAGTTGGTTCCTGCTCTACGGGTTACTGAATACCTACTTCAATTTGAAGAATGAGCGGGAGCTAGAGAGGAATGAATTCCTTGGCGCCTTGAAGGCAATCACGGGCAATAACCACAACCTTGTGATGGATGCCATAGTGTTCCAATACGAGAGGTCACAGCCTCAACATGTGCGGGGCACGTACAGGGACGTGCTGGACGACATCGCTGGCGACCATAACTTCATCTGCCCGACCAATGATTTTGCTGCCATCTATACGCATGGTGCCCAGGATGTCTTTATGTACAG GTTCTTGCATCGGTCGACGGTTAACCCATGGCCGGCGTGGATGGGGGTAATGCACGGCTATGAGATAGAGTTCATATTTGGGAAGCCACTCAATAAAAGCCTCAAATATACGAAAGAAGAGCGAATCCTGAGTCGTCGTATGATGAAAATGTGGAGCAACTTCGCAAAAACTGG CAACCCCAACAAGGCGAACAAACATCACAACAAGACTGAAAAGTGGCCCAGGTATAAGTTGGACAACAAAGTTTATCTTAACCTGGATGGCCAAAGGAAGCTCCGGGTTGAAGTGGGGCCTAGGACCAAGGCGTGCGCCTTCTGGAGCAGATATATACCCAGTCTATTGGAAAACATCA GGCTGCGGAACACGGTTGACAGAGGTCCAAAATGTGCACAGTCGCAACAGAGCCGCGGTCGGGTCACTGGTAGCAGTGGGCGGCACCTGCGAATGAGCTGTTGGATCGTCCTAGTATTTTCTCTGTTAACTCTCATGACGTCACGATATGTTGTAGGCTGGTGA
- the LOC135498689 gene encoding uncharacterized protein LOC135498689 produces the protein MQKQHKTKRNIVILTDALSVLKSLQNPRKEDNNDLLKALKDLYSSRKKVVLQWIPAHCNVKGNEKADQVAKEGGKKDQCDLSLSYSENKTELKQGYRKKWKEEHPKHDEGDCCYQLTRREQVLIFRLRTGHNRQKHHLFTEFRIGESDICICNQEPMTAEHILGRCSSFADLRKETWPEGARIHDQLYADLQQLRRTTDFIIKSGLTV, from the coding sequence ATGCAGAAGCAACACAAGACCAAACGGAACATAGTCATCCTCACTGACGCCCTCTCAGTCCTGAAATCTCTGCAAAATCCCAGAAAGGAAGATAACAACGACCTCCTCAAAGCATTGAAAGACCTCTATTCAAGTAGGAAAAAAGTTGTTCTACAGTGGATTCCAGCCCACTGCAACGTCAAGGGGAACGAAAAGGCGGACCAAGTAGCCAAGGAGGGAGGCAAAAAAGACCAATGCGACCTATCCCTTTCCTACAGCGAGAACAAAACCGAACTTAAACAAGGATATCGGAAGAAGTGGAAGGAAGAGCATCCTAAACACGATGAAGGAGACTGCTGCTACCAACTGACAAGAAGGGAGCAGGTCCTAATATTCAGACTGCGAACCGGACACAACAGGCAAAAACACCACCTGTTCACTGAATTCCGCATCGGCGAGAGCGACATCTGCATATGCAACCAAGAGCCCATGACTGCTGAGCACATACTGGGAAGATGCTCAAGTTTTGCAGACCTGAGGAAGGAGACCTGGCCAGAGGGAGCACGAATCCATGACCAGTTATATGCAGATCTCCAGCAGCTACGCAGGACCACCGACTTTATAATAAAATccggactgactgtctaa
- the LOC135498631 gene encoding probable glutamate receptor: MAIMLCLLALLAACGSAQGQAKNRTNLIVTTILQEPFVQLGENYKLEGFIVDLLDRLTERMGCTYTLKLVRDGKYGSPGPDGKWNGMIGEIKSGEADLAAAALTMTSLRRAHIDYSYPFLANSLSVLMRRKDIYGTATEAMFGLNYFLTPFSAGVWMLIIVSFLTVSLGFILLTLFNPYEWKQRIQRGEIKDSEETNDTFGVKESLWFSYSTLVLQGYSKRPLSIAARVLAVFWMFFIILTLGSYIALMVRNPNLVLNTQSGADMTITGLRSFVSDTDSPSITTIGAGSTMAFFRNSRSPIYMKIFQKMMKTGFVRTTAQGIKRVKSEGVAFVMETTMANYIVNRDCELITLGEDFSERHYAFAMKKNDDVRHDIDRALLELTEIGEIRRLELVWWRVKSPVRCQGAPKIGPFPTASGEEDSFTKTSGLALQAFGGPLVFLLIGLIISALVCVGEILVFKHYDKSSGVPIASSDENERA, translated from the exons ATGGCGATCATGCTCTGCCTCTTGGCTCTGCTAGCTGCGTGTGGATCTGCCCAAG GTCAAGCTAAGAACAGAACCAATCTGATCGTCACTACAATCCTG CAAGAACCCTTCGTACAATTAGGTGAGAATTACAAACTCGAGGGGTTCATTGTGGACCTCCTGGACCGATTAACGGAGAGGATGGGCTGCACATACACCCTGAAGCTGGTGAGGGATGGGAAGTACGGCTCTCCCGGGCCTGACGGCAAGTGGAATGGCATGATCGGAGAGATCAAGAGTGGG GAAGCCGACCTGGCGGCGGCGGCTCTAACCATGACCAGCCTGCGGAGGGCCCACATCGATTACTCGTACCCTTTCCTGGCAAACAGCCTCTCGGTCCTCATGAGAAGGAAAGACATCTATGGCACGGCAACAGAAGCTATGTTTGGCCTGAATTACTTCCTCACGCCATTCAGCGCTGGGGTGTGGATGCTCATCATCGTCTCCTTCCTAACG gttaGCCTTGGCTTCATTCTACTGACTCTGTTTAATCCGTACGAGTGGAAGCAGCGGATACAGAGGGGTGAGATTAAGGATTCAGAAGAGACCAATGACACGTTTGGTGTCAAAGAGAGTCTCTGGTTCTCCTACAGCACGCTCGTCCTCCAGG GTTATTCCAAGCGTCCCCTCTCCATAGCAGCAAGGGTACTCGCTGTCTTCTGGATGTTCTTCATCATACTTACTCTGGGTAGCTACATAGCTCTTATGGTGAGGAACCCGAACCTTGTCCTCAACACACAGAGTGGAGCAGACATGACAATCACGGGACTCAGATCATTTGTCTCTGATACGGATAGCCCTTCCATTACTACTATTGGTGCTGGATCAACAATGGCCTTCTTCAGGAACTCTCGCAGCCCAATTtacatgaaaatatttcaaaagatgATGAAGACTGGTTTCGTGAGAACCACTGCGCAAGGAATAAAACGTGTGAAGAGTGAGGGAGTCGCTTTCGTTATGGAAACCACCATGGCGAATTACATTGTAAACAGAGATTGCGAACTGATTACACTGGGCGAGGATTTTTCCGAAAGGCATTACGCATTCGCCATGAAGAAGAATGATGATGTCAGACATGACATCGACCGAGCTCTCCTGGAGTTGACAGAGATTGGGGAGATCCGCCGCTTGGAGTTGGTTTGGTGGAGAGTCAAGTCACCAGTCCGCTGTCAGGGTGCTCCGAAGATTGGGCCCTTCCCCACCGCGTCTGGCGAGGAGGACAGCTTCACCAAGACAAGTGGTTTGGCGCTGCAGGCGTTCGGCGGGCCCCTTGTCTTCCTCCTCATAGGCTTGATCATCTCGGCTCTTGTCTGTGTAGGAGAGATCCTCGTCTTCAAGCATTATGACAAG